In Gammaproteobacteria bacterium, the following are encoded in one genomic region:
- a CDS encoding DUF1134 domain-containing protein — protein sequence MSALFAYKKLITSLFTCLLMSAMFMTSGIAAEKGKNKGFDHKAIVKEAAEFLGVTSEEIAKVLAKTFEEHGKPNAYIKGEETAGALGVGVRFGTGELHTVDGQTRQLEWDGPSIGFDLGLNTSKVLMLIYHLDSPDDIFKRFPGVEGSVYLVAGIGINYMKSGSTIIAPVRVGVGWRHGANVGFIDFKDKQKKSSI from the coding sequence ATGAGCGCACTATTCGCATACAAAAAACTAATAACGTCATTATTTACGTGCCTGTTGATGAGCGCCATGTTCATGACATCCGGCATCGCCGCTGAAAAAGGCAAGAACAAAGGCTTTGACCACAAGGCCATCGTCAAAGAAGCCGCAGAATTTCTCGGTGTAACCAGCGAGGAAATCGCCAAGGTACTGGCCAAAACATTTGAGGAACATGGCAAACCCAATGCCTATATCAAAGGCGAAGAAACCGCTGGCGCCTTAGGCGTCGGTGTCAGATTCGGCACAGGCGAGTTACACACGGTCGATGGACAGACACGACAACTGGAATGGGATGGTCCTTCTATCGGGTTTGATCTCGGCTTGAACACATCAAAGGTATTAATGTTGATTTACCATCTCGATTCACCGGATGACATCTTTAAACGTTTTCCTGGTGTTGAAGGCAGTGTGTATCTGGTGGCAGGAATTGGCATTAATTATATGAAATCCGGTTCCACAATTATTGCACCGGTGCGTGTCGGTGTTGGCTGGAGACACGGCGCCAATGTCGGATTCATCGATTTCAAAGACAAGCAAAAAAAATCGTCGATATAA
- a CDS encoding GGDEF domain-containing protein, whose translation MTLDESIPFADLVLPAVEDLQATQLFAGEDEHTLARVLDASRVQLLKAGQVLFEPGQVNSQLFLVLEGRLAVKLSRDSEERLNYVHPGACVGEMSVLESEPVSAFVYADMDTRLLVISDTVIWSLIHHSQALARNLLLLLSARVRNSNQNISLSIEEKRAYKHEAKIDALTGLYNRRWLDESLPRWTTQQDKLSLMMLDIDHFKRYNDSYGHLAGDVAIKSVAKVLLETLRSIDLAARYGGEEFIALLPGAGIIEAREIAERVRLAISQYVIEDADGHTLPDVTVSIGIAELKDGLDPIALIGRADAALYQAKKNGRNQVSSRFYSHHL comes from the coding sequence ATGACGCTGGATGAATCCATTCCATTCGCCGATCTGGTACTACCTGCTGTAGAAGATCTACAGGCAACCCAGCTGTTTGCAGGAGAGGATGAGCATACTCTTGCGCGTGTGTTAGATGCCTCTCGCGTTCAGTTGTTAAAGGCCGGGCAAGTGCTGTTTGAGCCAGGTCAAGTCAATAGCCAGCTCTTTCTGGTGCTCGAAGGTCGTCTTGCCGTAAAACTCTCACGTGATAGCGAGGAGAGGCTTAACTATGTTCATCCCGGCGCTTGTGTGGGTGAGATGTCGGTGTTGGAGTCTGAGCCGGTTTCCGCTTTTGTCTACGCCGACATGGATACCCGTTTACTGGTAATCAGTGACACGGTTATCTGGTCGCTGATACATCACTCACAGGCCTTGGCGCGCAATCTTTTGTTATTACTTAGCGCGCGCGTGCGCAATAGCAATCAGAATATTTCTCTCAGCATCGAAGAAAAACGCGCCTACAAACACGAAGCCAAGATCGATGCGCTGACCGGTTTATATAATCGTCGATGGTTGGATGAATCCTTGCCGCGTTGGACAACACAACAAGACAAACTCAGCCTGATGATGTTGGATATCGATCACTTCAAACGCTATAACGATAGCTACGGTCATCTTGCTGGAGACGTGGCAATCAAAAGTGTTGCCAAGGTGTTGTTGGAGACCTTGCGTTCCATAGATCTTGCCGCGCGTTATGGTGGTGAGGAGTTTATTGCCTTGTTGCCGGGCGCCGGCATTATCGAGGCGCGGGAAATTGCCGAGCGTGTGCGTCTTGCGATTAGTCAGTATGTGATTGAGGATGCCGATGGACATACACTTCCCGATGTAACCGTTTCCATCGGCATTGCAGAGTTGAAAGATGGTCTTGATCCCATCGCCTTAATCGGCCGCGCCGATGCCGCCTTATATCAGGCCAAGAAGAACGGGCGCAATCAGGTTTCGTCTCGTTTTTACAGTCACCATCTCTAG